The following proteins are encoded in a genomic region of Dioscorea cayenensis subsp. rotundata cultivar TDr96_F1 chromosome 8, TDr96_F1_v2_PseudoChromosome.rev07_lg8_w22 25.fasta, whole genome shotgun sequence:
- the LOC120267268 gene encoding secreted RxLR effector protein 161-like, translated as MQNIPYASTVGSLMYAQVCTHPDLAFIVGMLGRYQCNLGREHWVAAKRVFRYLQKIKDYALTYKRLNRLEIIGYSDSNFARCLDSHKSTSGYVFTMTCGAISWRSAKQSLVASSTMLAEFIACYEASSHAIWLRNFVEGLRVVENIERPLMLYCDNRVAVLFSNSNRISSRSKHIDIKFLAVKERVQSGFVSIELIGTNSMVADPLTKALAPTVFHEHIASMGVVRMNASN; from the coding sequence ATGCAGAACATTCCCTATGCATCTACAGTAGGAAGTCTTATGTATGCACAGGTCTGTACCCATCCTGACCTGGCATTTATAGTAggaatgcttggaagatatcaatgtaatttagGTAGAGAACATTGGGTTGCAGCCAAAAGGGTCTTTAGATATCTTCAGAAGATAAAGGATTATGCGCTCACATACAAGAGGTTGAATAGGCTTGAGATCATTGGGTATTCTGACTCCAACTTTGCTAGATGCTTAGATAGTCATAAGTCGACATCTGGTTACGTCTTCACTATGACTTGTGGTGCTATTTCATGGAGAAGTGCTAAGCAATCCTTGGTTGCTTCATCAACCATGTTGGCAGAATTCATCGCATGTTATGAGGCATCTAGTCATGCTATTTGGCTGCGCAATTTCGTTGAAGGACTGCGAGTTGTCGAAAACATAGAGAGACCTTTGATGTTGTATTGTGATAATAGAGTAGCAGTTTTGTTCTCAAACAGTAACAGAATTTCTTCTAGGTCTAAGCATATAGACATTAAGTTCTTAGCTGTTAAAGAAAGGGTTCAGAGTGGCTTTGTTAGTATTGAGCTTATAGGGACAAATTCCATGGTTGCGGATCCGCTTACAAAAGCATTGGCGCCTACAGTTTTTCATGAACATATTGCTAGCATGGGCGTCGTTCGTATGAATGCTTCTAATTAG